The following are encoded in a window of Thermococcus sp. CX2 genomic DNA:
- a CDS encoding Na+/H+ antiporter subunit E: MSRVPFYLKERLEGLRQRVLHERFEASKLPVWERVVLTWAVLFAFWIVISSSLRLENLAVGAAVTLIIASFMRDMLTEDIRKTGHILEKLLYFAFLYLPQYIVIMAFRLVESNLKVAKNVIFMDINPGIVKIKTDLHSDTGVTILANSITLTPGTLTLDVRKKLGETYLYVHWIDLKTLNREKAGEKIKGDIEEWLKKVFW, encoded by the coding sequence ATGAGCCGCGTCCCCTTCTACCTCAAGGAGAGGCTGGAGGGCCTGCGCCAGAGGGTTCTCCACGAGAGGTTTGAGGCGTCGAAGCTTCCCGTCTGGGAGAGGGTAGTCCTAACCTGGGCGGTCCTGTTCGCTTTCTGGATTGTAATCTCATCGAGCCTCAGGCTGGAGAACCTCGCGGTGGGCGCGGCGGTGACTCTTATAATAGCCTCCTTTATGCGGGACATGCTAACTGAGGATATACGAAAGACAGGGCACATCCTTGAAAAGCTCCTCTACTTCGCTTTCCTTTACCTGCCGCAGTACATCGTGATAATGGCCTTCAGGCTCGTGGAGAGCAACCTCAAAGTCGCCAAGAATGTAATCTTTATGGACATCAATCCGGGCATAGTCAAGATAAAGACCGACCTGCACTCTGACACCGGCGTTACAATACTTGCCAACTCCATAACCTTAACTCCGGGGACGCTGACGCTGGATGTACGCAAGAAGCTCGGCGAGACCTATCTCTACGTCCACTGGATAGACCTCAAAACGCTCAACCGCGAGAAGGCTGGGGAGAAAATAAAGGGGGACATCGAGGAATGGCTCAAGAAGGTCTTCTGGTGA
- the gcvH gene encoding glycine cleavage system protein GcvH encodes MIEVGEYKVKEGLYYTKDHEWVQVLDDGTVLVGISDYAQKELGDLAYVELPEIGTEVSKGDVLCELESVKAVSEVYAPVSGEVVEVNEELEDSPEVLNEDPYENWIAKLKPSNLEEELNELMDAEAYAKYLESL; translated from the coding sequence ATGATTGAGGTTGGGGAATACAAGGTCAAGGAGGGCCTTTACTACACGAAGGACCACGAGTGGGTCCAGGTTCTTGATGATGGAACGGTTCTCGTTGGAATAAGCGATTATGCCCAGAAGGAGCTCGGTGACTTGGCCTACGTCGAGCTTCCGGAGATTGGGACGGAGGTAAGTAAGGGCGACGTCCTCTGCGAGCTGGAGAGCGTTAAGGCTGTCTCGGAAGTTTACGCTCCCGTCAGCGGCGAAGTGGTTGAGGTCAACGAGGAGCTTGAAGACAGCCCCGAGGTTCTCAACGAGGACCCCTACGAGAACTGGATAGCCAAGCTCAAGCCGAGCAACCTTGAGGAAGAGCTCAATGAGCTCATGGATGCGGAAGCTTACGCCAAATACCTTGAGAGCCTCTGA
- a CDS encoding monovalent cation/H+ antiporter complex subunit F — protein MAQEGLLVSAFYLLVFTAMLISYRVVRGPTLPDRIVGLNAITTKVVVIIAVLSVLQQEYYLIDLAIVLLMVNAVGGLILAKYMERKGQ, from the coding sequence ATGGCTCAAGAAGGTCTTCTGGTGAGCGCTTTCTACCTGCTCGTCTTCACGGCGATGCTGATAAGCTATCGCGTGGTTAGGGGACCAACCCTTCCGGACAGGATAGTGGGCCTCAACGCCATAACGACCAAGGTGGTGGTGATAATAGCCGTCTTATCCGTGCTCCAGCAGGAGTACTACCTCATAGATCTCGCCATAGTCCTGCTCATGGTGAACGCGGTTGGGGGTTTGATACTGGCAAAATACATGGAGAGGAAGGGGCAATGA
- a CDS encoding Lrp/AsnC family transcriptional regulator, with translation MVRSYVLLTVEIGKVESVIEALKQIPGVTKADAVTGPYDAIVHIEAKDLGELTRKILHDIHNIDGVIDTTTAIVVEMEEEE, from the coding sequence ATGGTTAGGTCGTACGTTTTATTGACCGTTGAGATTGGAAAAGTAGAAAGCGTCATAGAGGCCCTTAAGCAGATTCCTGGGGTCACCAAGGCCGATGCAGTTACCGGGCCCTACGATGCGATAGTCCACATCGAGGCCAAGGACCTCGGGGAGCTGACCAGAAAAATACTCCATGACATCCATAACATCGATGGGGTTATCGATACAACGACCGCTATCGTCGTAGAAATGGAAGAAGAGGAGTGA
- a CDS encoding type I restriction enzyme HsdR N-terminal domain-containing protein codes for MHSLVDAIKDTISRASKYKRLYMKNEEAVKQQLFLPLLEALGWDTKNPSEVVPEDKTEMGRADYALKIRGKTIAYVEVKKLEINIFTNKKPLQQLGSYCYARGVRYGILTNGVQWLLMKAYEEGKDINERILFQINLEEEELELVLHKMTLLDKNRLPYAEEILMLLKSLKSILESLESKGIPRETAIKFASLDLSESESSKTIPVKLPESAILIENVSDPTYKKVVESYVYWNDKWIPLSQNPPSWKNTVAEYAKFLVSSGLALPEFPPYISTNKQLLRKYDVPGKTSIKVGKWYVYVWLEAKESLQILKKLWESSGVPLAVVLTDAPRRGSRK; via the coding sequence GTGCACTCGTTAGTGGATGCAATAAAGGATACCATTTCACGGGCATCTAAATACAAAAGGCTGTATATGAAAAATGAGGAAGCCGTAAAGCAGCAATTGTTCTTACCACTCCTAGAAGCCTTGGGATGGGACACAAAGAATCCTTCTGAGGTCGTGCCCGAAGATAAGACTGAGATGGGTAGGGCGGACTATGCCTTAAAAATCAGAGGGAAGACTATTGCATATGTCGAAGTGAAGAAACTTGAAATCAACATTTTTACGAATAAAAAGCCCCTACAACAGCTTGGATCTTACTGTTATGCTAGAGGAGTCCGGTATGGGATTCTAACTAACGGTGTTCAGTGGCTTCTGATGAAGGCTTATGAGGAAGGCAAAGATATAAATGAACGGATCCTGTTCCAGATCAATCTAGAAGAGGAGGAGCTAGAACTTGTTCTCCATAAAATGACTCTCCTAGACAAAAACAGGCTTCCATATGCTGAGGAGATACTGATGCTTCTTAAAAGCTTGAAATCCATACTTGAGAGCCTTGAATCAAAAGGGATTCCAAGAGAGACCGCTATCAAATTTGCTTCGTTGGATCTTTCAGAGTCCGAATCTAGCAAGACTATCCCTGTAAAACTCCCGGAATCTGCGATTCTGATTGAGAACGTGTCTGATCCAACATATAAAAAGGTAGTTGAGAGCTATGTCTATTGGAATGATAAGTGGATACCCTTATCGCAAAACCCACCTTCCTGGAAGAATACCGTTGCAGAGTATGCAAAGTTTCTTGTCAGCAGTGGACTTGCCCTTCCGGAATTTCCACCATATATCAGCACAAACAAGCAACTGCTGAGAAAATATGATGTTCCCGGTAAGACTTCTATTAAAGTCGGTAAGTGGTATGTTTATGTGTGGCTCGAAGCAAAAGAATCTCTCCAAATTCTGAAGAAGTTATGGGAATCATCTGGAGTTCCCCTTGCAGTAGTGTTAACAGACGCACCAAGGAGGGGCAGTAGAAAGTAG
- the gltA gene encoding NADPH-dependent glutamate synthase translates to MAVKRKLIKERVPTPELPVEERINSFKEVNLGYTFELAVKEAERCLQCPYNYAPCIKGCPVHIDIPGFISKLVQYRDDPDRAVKEALNVIWACNSLPATTGRVCPQEDQCEMNCVMGKVGDKINIGKLERFVADYAREHGIDEELLFEIAPKIEKKGQRVAIIGAGPAGLTAAGELAKLGYDVTIYEALHQAGGVLMYGIPEFRLPKEIVQSEIEKLEKLGVQILTDHVVGKTVTIEELLREYDAVFIGSGAGTPKLVNAPGINLNGIYTANEFLTRVNLMKAYLFPEYDTPVKIGKKVVVIGAGNTAMDAARTARRLGAEVTIAYRRGPEDVSARIEEVEHAKEEGIEFVYFVNPVEFVGENGRVKAVKFEKMQPLSERDARGKRKIVPTGEYVTLEADTVIIAIGKHPNRLIVNTPDLEVERGKIVVDENLMTSIPGVFAGGDAIRGEATVILAMGDGRRAAKAIHEYLTRKREEQRENA, encoded by the coding sequence ATGGCCGTTAAGAGGAAGCTCATCAAAGAGCGCGTTCCCACTCCTGAGCTCCCGGTTGAGGAGAGGATAAACTCATTCAAAGAAGTCAATCTCGGCTACACCTTCGAGCTGGCCGTCAAGGAAGCCGAGCGCTGTCTGCAGTGTCCCTACAACTACGCGCCCTGTATAAAGGGCTGTCCCGTTCACATTGACATTCCGGGCTTCATAAGCAAGCTCGTCCAGTACCGTGATGATCCTGATAGGGCCGTCAAAGAGGCTCTCAACGTCATCTGGGCCTGCAACTCACTCCCGGCGACCACCGGTAGGGTCTGCCCGCAGGAGGATCAGTGTGAGATGAACTGTGTGATGGGCAAGGTTGGCGACAAGATAAACATCGGCAAGCTGGAGCGCTTCGTGGCAGACTACGCCCGCGAGCACGGCATCGACGAGGAGCTGCTCTTCGAGATAGCACCCAAGATAGAGAAGAAGGGCCAGAGGGTTGCCATAATCGGAGCTGGTCCAGCCGGTCTCACCGCCGCCGGCGAGCTGGCAAAGCTCGGCTATGACGTCACTATCTACGAGGCCCTCCACCAGGCGGGTGGAGTCCTCATGTACGGAATTCCCGAGTTCAGGCTGCCCAAGGAGATAGTCCAGAGCGAGATTGAAAAGCTCGAAAAGCTCGGCGTCCAGATACTCACCGACCACGTCGTCGGAAAGACGGTGACGATTGAGGAGCTCCTCCGGGAGTATGACGCGGTCTTCATCGGCTCCGGTGCTGGAACGCCGAAGCTCGTCAACGCTCCCGGAATAAACCTCAACGGCATCTACACCGCCAACGAGTTCCTGACCAGGGTCAACCTCATGAAGGCATATCTCTTCCCAGAATACGACACCCCAGTCAAGATAGGGAAAAAGGTGGTCGTCATAGGTGCTGGAAACACAGCTATGGACGCGGCGAGAACCGCGAGGAGGCTCGGCGCCGAGGTCACCATAGCCTACCGCCGCGGCCCAGAAGATGTCAGCGCCCGTATCGAGGAAGTCGAGCACGCCAAGGAGGAGGGCATAGAGTTCGTGTACTTCGTCAACCCGGTGGAGTTCGTCGGTGAGAACGGCAGGGTGAAAGCTGTCAAGTTCGAGAAGATGCAGCCCTTGAGCGAGCGCGATGCCAGAGGCAAGAGGAAGATAGTCCCAACGGGCGAGTATGTAACGCTCGAGGCCGATACGGTTATCATAGCCATTGGAAAGCACCCGAACAGGCTCATTGTCAACACGCCCGATTTAGAGGTTGAGCGCGGAAAGATAGTGGTCGACGAGAACCTCATGACGAGCATTCCGGGAGTCTTCGCCGGTGGAGACGCGATAAGGGGCGAAGCAACGGTTATCCTCGCCATGGGCGACGGAAGAAGGGCTGCTAAGGCGATACACGAGTATCTGACGAGGAAGAGGGAAGAGCAGAGAGAGAACGCCTGA
- a CDS encoding ABC transporter permease, protein MANLKKFLIRRLLTFIPTLIGVTLIVFLIAYVIPADVARAWAGGEKASQQYIEQIRKEYHLDEPWYDQYWFLISGLAKNSIVDPRTSNYVFDDIKERFPVTFELALVAFFFIIIIGIPLGIISALKRNTWIDTLIRFFALTGVSMPVFWLGYLLIYVFFVKVHWITLAGFPAPPEHQITHIPMIDALLTGDFQTFAQHLHRLWLPGFTLGFMGAGVLARFVRNSFLEAINSDYVAFLKAKGVPKRSIYRHTLKNAMVPIVTVLGLQFGGLLGGTPITETVFGLPGMGSYVLDSIRNLDFPAVVAITLVFALIFLITNLVVDILYALIDPRVRY, encoded by the coding sequence TTGGCGAACCTCAAGAAGTTCCTAATAAGGAGGCTCCTGACGTTTATACCCACGCTCATCGGCGTCACGCTCATAGTTTTTCTCATCGCCTACGTCATTCCGGCCGATGTCGCGCGCGCCTGGGCCGGCGGCGAGAAGGCGAGCCAGCAGTACATAGAGCAGATAAGGAAAGAATACCACCTCGACGAGCCCTGGTACGACCAGTACTGGTTCCTGATAAGCGGCCTCGCGAAGAACAGCATCGTCGACCCAAGGACTTCCAACTACGTCTTCGACGACATAAAGGAGAGGTTCCCAGTAACGTTTGAGCTGGCCCTGGTAGCGTTCTTCTTCATAATAATAATCGGAATTCCCCTGGGCATAATCTCCGCCCTCAAGAGAAACACCTGGATAGACACCCTCATAAGGTTCTTCGCCCTTACCGGCGTCTCAATGCCCGTTTTCTGGCTCGGTTACTTGCTCATATACGTGTTCTTTGTGAAGGTCCACTGGATAACCCTCGCGGGCTTCCCCGCCCCTCCGGAGCACCAGATAACCCACATACCGATGATAGACGCCCTCCTGACGGGAGACTTCCAGACCTTTGCCCAGCACCTGCACAGGCTCTGGCTTCCGGGCTTCACGCTCGGCTTCATGGGCGCCGGAGTTCTGGCGAGGTTCGTCAGGAACAGCTTCCTTGAGGCGATAAACAGCGACTACGTTGCTTTCCTCAAGGCGAAGGGCGTTCCAAAGAGGAGTATCTACCGCCACACCCTCAAGAACGCGATGGTGCCGATAGTTACCGTCCTCGGCCTCCAGTTTGGAGGTTTACTCGGAGGAACGCCGATTACCGAGACGGTCTTCGGCCTGCCGGGAATGGGCTCCTACGTCTTGGACTCAATCAGGAACCTCGACTTCCCAGCGGTGGTGGCAATAACCCTCGTTTTCGCGTTGATATTCCTCATAACGAACCTCGTGGTTGACATACTCTACGCCCTGATAGACCCAAGGGTGAGGTACTGA
- a CDS encoding DUF257 family protein, translating into MDTTVFETYLFGKAQKGDIVMVEYPSVYPVEEFSWGLLIPMLVDRGVVVIGDFFGVGDLMFRNYIRRISGREYSRIIEIIKKIKVVKVGPGSASYGEVIEEVVPVYDSHSFLKNYHMVVNRMANCPAKPDYVLTFGLAQYIRFGGDEAMKAILTSISTIPMEDWIGIHFVNVDILSPEHLAMLEEVSSIVFYISKEGLIIKKEGEAFATGGG; encoded by the coding sequence ATGGACACCACCGTCTTTGAGACTTATCTCTTCGGGAAGGCCCAAAAGGGCGACATCGTTATGGTAGAATATCCTTCGGTGTATCCAGTTGAGGAGTTTTCATGGGGATTGCTCATCCCTATGCTCGTGGATAGGGGGGTAGTTGTTATAGGTGATTTCTTCGGCGTGGGAGACCTCATGTTCAGGAACTACATTCGCAGAATATCTGGCAGGGAGTATTCCAGGATCATTGAAATCATCAAAAAAATCAAGGTTGTCAAAGTTGGCCCTGGCTCGGCCAGTTACGGCGAGGTAATAGAGGAAGTGGTACCAGTTTATGATTCCCACAGTTTCCTCAAGAACTACCACATGGTTGTTAACAGGATGGCGAACTGCCCAGCCAAACCAGATTACGTCCTGACCTTCGGCCTGGCCCAGTACATACGCTTTGGGGGCGATGAAGCAATGAAAGCGATACTCACAAGCATCAGTACGATCCCGATGGAAGACTGGATCGGGATTCACTTTGTCAATGTGGACATTTTAAGTCCCGAGCATCTTGCGATGCTTGAGGAAGTCTCGTCGATAGTCTTCTACATTTCCAAGGAAGGTTTAATCATAAAAAAGGAAGGTGAGGCGTTTGCTACAGGAGGGGGATAA
- a CDS encoding tRNA (adenine-N1)-methyltransferase has product MLQEGDKVLLIDRRGKRYLLTVEKKEFHTDLGIINLEELLEKDYGETITSHKGEEFRILRPSIIDYIEKMKRGPQIVHPKDAGIIVAYAGISPGDTVVEAGVGSGALTIFLANIVGPTGRVISYEIREDFAKIAERNIRWVGFDDRVTIKLKDIYEGIDEENVDHIVLDLPQPENVLPHAVKALKPGGYFVAYTPCMNQVHRFYIALQEYREHFYRPRTVEVLVREQEVKKDCMRPKTRMLAHTGYITFLRKL; this is encoded by the coding sequence TTGCTACAGGAGGGGGATAAGGTACTGCTAATAGATAGGAGGGGGAAGAGGTACCTTCTGACGGTTGAGAAGAAGGAGTTCCATACGGATCTTGGTATAATTAACCTCGAGGAGCTCCTTGAGAAGGATTACGGTGAGACGATAACCAGCCACAAGGGCGAGGAGTTCCGCATCCTCAGGCCGAGCATAATAGACTACATCGAGAAGATGAAGCGCGGGCCGCAGATAGTCCACCCGAAGGACGCCGGGATAATAGTCGCCTACGCAGGAATCTCGCCGGGGGATACGGTCGTCGAGGCCGGCGTCGGCAGTGGAGCTTTAACCATCTTCCTCGCCAACATCGTTGGCCCCACCGGACGTGTCATCAGCTACGAGATCAGAGAAGACTTCGCGAAGATAGCCGAGCGCAACATCAGGTGGGTGGGCTTCGACGACAGGGTCACGATAAAGCTCAAAGATATCTACGAAGGGATAGACGAGGAAAACGTTGACCACATCGTCCTCGACCTCCCACAGCCAGAGAACGTTCTTCCACACGCAGTCAAAGCCCTCAAGCCCGGCGGATACTTCGTGGCTTACACGCCGTGCATGAACCAGGTTCACCGTTTCTATATTGCACTTCAGGAGTACCGGGAGCACTTCTACAGGCCGAGGACCGTTGAAGTCCTCGTCAGGGAGCAGGAGGTTAAGAAGGACTGCATGCGTCCGAAAACCAGGATGCTGGCGCATACTGGCTACATAACCTTCCTGAGAAAGCTCTGA
- the mnhG gene encoding monovalent cation/H(+) antiporter subunit G, producing the protein MIEVALLIFGGAVMLFGALGILRFPDVYTRLHAATKCDTGGAMGIILALVLMMDAPALVKLKFLVLAFLIAMINPMVSHAIARGAYKYGVKPKVVVDMYAWDNP; encoded by the coding sequence ATGATTGAGGTGGCTCTTCTCATCTTCGGCGGGGCCGTCATGCTCTTCGGGGCGCTCGGGATACTCCGCTTTCCGGACGTTTACACACGCCTCCACGCGGCTACCAAGTGCGATACGGGCGGAGCGATGGGCATAATTTTAGCCCTCGTCCTCATGATGGACGCTCCAGCCCTAGTCAAGCTCAAGTTCCTCGTGCTGGCCTTCCTTATAGCGATGATAAACCCGATGGTCTCGCACGCCATAGCGCGCGGGGCATACAAGTACGGGGTTAAGCCGAAAGTAGTGGTGGACATGTATGCTTGGGACAATCCTTGA
- a CDS encoding signal recognition particle protein Srp19, with product MRKFVVWPNELDARLSRKYGRAVGKSFAVDGPTIREIIDAAESLGMKIIEVDENKLNPRLAGLDEEYRRRGMVRIESKHPKGKSLKMIGQKIGEIRRTRSKGKKSKSKRRKR from the coding sequence ATGAGAAAGTTCGTGGTGTGGCCCAACGAGCTCGATGCACGGCTCAGCAGGAAATACGGGCGCGCCGTTGGCAAGAGCTTTGCTGTCGATGGGCCCACGATTCGGGAAATCATCGATGCCGCAGAAAGTCTTGGGATGAAAATCATTGAGGTCGACGAGAACAAGCTCAATCCAAGGCTGGCAGGACTCGATGAGGAGTACAGAAGGCGTGGAATGGTCAGGATAGAGAGCAAACACCCCAAGGGTAAGAGTCTCAAGATGATAGGTCAGAAAATCGGAGAAATCAGGAGAACTCGCTCTAAGGGCAAGAAGTCCAAATCCAAGAGGAGAAAGAGGTAA
- a CDS encoding ABC transporter substrate-binding protein: MKAKGAITLLVVFLVVFSVVASGCISGSENTTTSTAETPTQSSPTTSTQAETGTSTQSGSQTSALGGPGIIEMDKVYVIVTDKSVIVVGPKGEKPTVELPEGKKVITVSYVVDEANTPDVKTLMEKGQGFGAINPAFFRDEHVDALVVAARRETDPTIRTELFKALYILGNKFVPEVILGQNIQLRVYWDWVKGRYYHPTLAERYDLLTEDPNAPVVKIGIKDYTNDPETYVIATAGWPESFDPAMTYETFGWQIWHEIGDTLVTYWKEETEEVSPDLAVAWAHNEDGTEWYFLIRGGVNAYDPWNDKTYPIDATDVAFTFLRVERLGHSVSWMVSSFMDVNASQALTEEEFDQYLKEHPLIAEYRGKTAEIKSLDDLKKFFGYDGPTAGVFKLVLPQPYTPVLGILSDPFLSVVPMEYLLGDKYEEALKASDNGHNPGAWWNYLSEGKSDPTHQLMHNYPVGTGPFYVKDYQKDAYIVLEYNQHYWNATANPGHERVIYIINSDPMARINLYKTGTADAVAIPPEKMDTVKGLELKGFKSIVQTDIVEPVLTFLVFNTQREPFNDPKVREALAYAVPYEQIAKVVYQELLARNWGPIPKPWPGYTEEGITKYDYNLAKAKQLLNEAGVDPTKYKIELIYNEGNAAREKIMTLLQNVWSQLGFQVTVNSYNWPTYLDKTEHGEYDVYIVGWVPDYLDSDNWVGPFLYGATEFESVEVSVS; encoded by the coding sequence ATGAAGGCGAAGGGTGCAATAACCCTACTGGTTGTTTTTTTGGTGGTTTTTTCAGTAGTGGCCAGCGGCTGTATCAGCGGCTCTGAGAACACAACGACATCCACCGCTGAAACCCCGACCCAGAGCTCACCGACGACGAGCACACAGGCCGAAACCGGCACCTCCACGCAGAGCGGTTCTCAAACCTCAGCCCTGGGTGGGCCCGGCATCATAGAGATGGACAAGGTGTACGTGATAGTCACTGACAAGAGCGTCATCGTTGTTGGCCCGAAGGGTGAGAAGCCGACCGTCGAGCTTCCCGAAGGAAAGAAGGTTATAACCGTCAGCTACGTCGTCGACGAAGCCAACACGCCGGACGTCAAGACCCTCATGGAGAAGGGCCAGGGATTCGGTGCGATTAACCCAGCGTTCTTCCGCGATGAGCACGTCGATGCCCTCGTCGTCGCCGCGAGGAGGGAAACCGACCCGACGATAAGAACCGAGCTCTTTAAGGCGCTCTACATCCTCGGAAACAAGTTCGTTCCTGAGGTCATTCTCGGCCAGAATATACAGCTCCGCGTCTACTGGGACTGGGTCAAGGGACGCTATTACCACCCGACCCTCGCCGAGCGCTACGACCTCCTCACCGAGGACCCGAACGCTCCGGTCGTCAAGATAGGCATCAAGGACTACACCAACGATCCCGAGACCTATGTCATAGCCACCGCGGGCTGGCCGGAGAGCTTTGACCCGGCCATGACCTACGAGACCTTCGGCTGGCAGATATGGCACGAGATAGGCGACACCCTCGTCACCTACTGGAAGGAGGAGACCGAGGAGGTCAGCCCGGACCTCGCCGTCGCCTGGGCCCACAACGAGGACGGCACCGAGTGGTATTTCCTCATAAGGGGCGGCGTCAATGCTTACGACCCGTGGAACGACAAGACCTATCCGATTGACGCCACCGACGTTGCCTTCACCTTCCTCCGCGTTGAGAGGCTCGGCCACAGCGTCAGCTGGATGGTGAGCAGCTTCATGGACGTCAACGCCTCACAGGCACTAACAGAGGAGGAGTTCGACCAGTACCTCAAGGAGCACCCGCTCATAGCCGAGTACCGCGGCAAGACCGCCGAGATAAAGAGTCTCGACGACCTCAAGAAGTTCTTCGGCTACGACGGTCCGACCGCCGGCGTCTTCAAGCTCGTCCTCCCGCAGCCCTACACCCCTGTCCTCGGAATACTCTCCGACCCGTTCCTCAGCGTCGTCCCGATGGAGTACCTCCTCGGTGACAAGTACGAGGAGGCCCTCAAGGCGAGCGACAACGGCCACAACCCAGGGGCCTGGTGGAACTACCTGAGCGAGGGCAAGAGCGACCCGACCCACCAGCTCATGCACAACTACCCGGTCGGAACAGGTCCGTTCTACGTCAAGGACTACCAGAAGGACGCCTACATCGTGCTCGAGTACAACCAGCACTACTGGAACGCCACCGCCAACCCAGGCCACGAGAGGGTCATATACATCATCAACAGCGACCCGATGGCGAGGATAAACCTGTACAAGACCGGAACGGCCGATGCAGTCGCGATACCGCCCGAGAAGATGGACACCGTCAAGGGCCTCGAGCTCAAGGGCTTCAAGTCGATTGTCCAGACCGACATAGTCGAGCCCGTGCTGACCTTCCTCGTCTTCAACACCCAGAGGGAGCCCTTCAACGACCCGAAGGTCAGGGAGGCCCTCGCCTACGCTGTTCCCTACGAGCAGATAGCCAAGGTCGTCTACCAGGAACTCCTCGCCAGGAACTGGGGACCGATACCGAAGCCGTGGCCGGGCTACACCGAGGAGGGCATCACTAAGTATGACTACAACCTCGCCAAGGCCAAGCAGCTCCTCAACGAGGCCGGCGTCGACCCGACCAAGTACAAGATTGAGCTAATATACAACGAGGGCAACGCGGCCCGTGAGAAGATAATGACCCTCCTCCAGAACGTCTGGAGCCAGCTCGGCTTCCAGGTTACCGTCAACAGCTACAACTGGCCGACCTACCTCGACAAGACCGAGCACGGCGAGTACGACGTCTACATCGTCGGATGGGTTCCAGACTACCTCGACTCCGACAACTGGGTCGGCCCGTTCCTCTACGGAGCCACGGAGTTCGAGAGCGTTGAGGTCAGCGTTAGCTGA
- a CDS encoding sulfide/dihydroorotate dehydrogenase-like FAD/NAD-binding protein — MYKILEKREIAMRNTWYKIHAPHVAKKVKPGQFVIVRAFKNGERIPLTPVMWDPQEGWVVLIVFTRGRTTMRMAVELREGDEILNIAGPLGNPAPMEKFGKILAIGAYTGIVEVFPIAKAWQELGNDVTTLNVTFEPMVVLKDELEKVVGRHIVEPVPIDPNLDFPANMKNVTKRLTEKVREMLEKEDFDLVFMVGPTGDQKAVFEVVKEFGVPMSVDLHPIMVDGTGMCGACRVTVGGEIKFACVDGPEFDAYQVNWDELIARSGYYTDLEMRAMQEYMKAFQGGAQ; from the coding sequence GTGTATAAAATCCTCGAGAAGAGGGAAATCGCCATGCGCAACACTTGGTATAAAATTCACGCCCCCCATGTGGCCAAGAAAGTCAAGCCGGGGCAGTTCGTCATAGTCAGAGCCTTTAAGAACGGGGAGAGGATCCCTCTCACTCCAGTCATGTGGGACCCTCAAGAGGGCTGGGTGGTTCTCATCGTCTTCACCAGGGGAAGGACAACAATGAGGATGGCCGTTGAGCTTAGGGAGGGTGACGAGATACTCAACATAGCCGGCCCGCTCGGAAACCCGGCCCCCATGGAAAAGTTCGGTAAAATACTTGCCATTGGTGCCTACACTGGAATAGTCGAGGTCTTCCCAATAGCCAAGGCCTGGCAGGAGCTTGGAAACGACGTTACGACCCTTAACGTTACCTTTGAACCGATGGTCGTCCTCAAGGACGAGCTCGAAAAGGTAGTTGGGAGGCACATAGTTGAGCCTGTTCCAATAGACCCGAACCTTGACTTCCCAGCCAACATGAAAAACGTCACCAAGAGGCTCACGGAGAAGGTCCGCGAGATGCTCGAAAAGGAGGACTTCGACCTGGTATTCATGGTCGGTCCTACCGGAGACCAGAAGGCAGTCTTCGAGGTCGTTAAGGAGTTTGGCGTCCCAATGAGCGTTGACCTGCACCCGATAATGGTCGATGGAACTGGCATGTGTGGTGCTTGTAGGGTAACCGTCGGTGGTGAGATAAAGTTCGCCTGCGTTGACGGGCCCGAATTCGACGCCTACCAGGTCAACTGGGACGAGCTCATAGCGAGGAGCGGCTACTACACCGACCTCGAGATGAGGGCCATGCAGGAGTATATGAAGGCCTTCCAGGGAGGTGCTCAGTGA